One part of the Olleya sp. YS genome encodes these proteins:
- a CDS encoding nuclear transport factor 2 family protein codes for MKPLITLILLLFSTVSFSQKEEQEQVIESINIFFAGFHTQDSTLMKSVVFKDVIMQSIGKNKDGETQLHSSGFSDFLKQIVSIPEDNSFLENLMSYSVQIDGNMANVWTPYEFWFNDQKSHCGVNSFQLIKDNDVWKIIYLVDTRRKCEQ; via the coding sequence ATGAAACCTTTAATAACTCTTATTTTGCTGTTATTTTCTACAGTAAGTTTTTCTCAAAAAGAAGAACAAGAACAAGTGATTGAATCTATAAATATTTTTTTTGCTGGATTCCATACTCAAGATAGCACGTTAATGAAAAGTGTTGTGTTTAAGGACGTTATTATGCAGTCTATTGGCAAAAATAAAGATGGTGAGACCCAATTACACTCTAGTGGCTTTTCTGATTTTTTGAAGCAAATTGTATCTATTCCTGAAGATAATAGTTTTCTTGAAAACTTAATGAGTTATAGTGTCCAAATTGATGGTAATATGGCTAATGTGTGGACGCCTTACGAGTTTTGGTTTAATGACCAAAAAAGTCATTGTGGTGTCAATTCTTTCCAACTGATAAAGGACAATGACGTCTGGAAAATTATCTATTTAGTTGACACTAGACGAAAGTGTGAGCAATAG
- a CDS encoding RluA family pseudouridine synthase has protein sequence MFKILSNKDNLQVIYEDNHIILVNKRAGDIVQGDKTGDKPLSDVVKDYIAKKYNKPGNVYLGTVHRLDRPTTGLVIFSKTSKALPRLNKLFVSKDISKTYWALVKNKPKKEADTLIHWLKKNPKNNKSTAYPKEVAESKKAILHYRTLKKLDNYYLLEINLETGRHHQIRTQLASIGCPIKGDLKYGFDRSNKDASISLHARNIQFTHPVSKEDLNITAPLPKDAIWDACL, from the coding sequence GTGTTTAAAATTCTTTCAAATAAAGACAACCTTCAAGTAATTTATGAAGACAACCACATTATTCTTGTCAATAAACGTGCAGGAGACATTGTCCAAGGAGATAAAACTGGTGACAAACCCTTAAGTGATGTTGTTAAAGACTATATAGCAAAAAAATACAATAAGCCAGGGAACGTCTATTTAGGTACTGTACACCGATTAGATAGACCAACAACAGGATTAGTAATCTTTTCTAAAACAAGTAAAGCACTTCCTAGACTTAATAAACTATTTGTATCAAAAGACATTTCTAAAACGTATTGGGCTTTGGTTAAAAACAAACCTAAAAAAGAGGCAGACACATTAATACATTGGTTAAAAAAGAATCCTAAAAATAACAAATCTACAGCCTATCCAAAAGAAGTCGCTGAGAGTAAAAAAGCCATACTTCATTATAGAACATTAAAGAAACTGGATAATTATTACTTATTAGAAATTAATTTGGAAACTGGTCGTCATCATCAAATCAGAACTCAATTAGCAAGTATTGGCTGCCCAATTAAAGGCGATTTAAAATACGGATTTGATAGAAGTAATAAAGATGCTAGTATTAGTTTACATGCTAGAAACATTCAGTTTACACATCCTGTTTCTAAAGAAGACCTCAATATTACTGCGCCTTTACCAAAAGATGCCATTTGGGATGCTTGCTTATAA
- a CDS encoding L-serine ammonia-lyase codes for MECISVFDMLKIGVGPSSSHTLGPWRAAERWMFELKEANVFDQIQRVKVDLYGSLSLTGKGHATDLAVMLGLSGADPEIIPTDTIDIIIASVNNTEKLVLNNERIIPFQPKQDITFNREFLPFHANGIRFTAFAKNELHTSTFYSIGGGFVVKEERTVDAENKALKKEFPFPVDRASELLTFCHSENKSISEIVLENERALRTDEEIDFQLNRIWQTMLDCMFTGCHTEGNLPGGLNVRRRAFDMHKGLNVEIPYITPRDWLESIRQSEVKFRQILKWVSCFALSVNEVNASLGRVVTAPTNGSAGVIPSVLMYYMVIENHDADFKHIKQFLLVASEIGSLFKKGATISAAMGGCQAEIGVSSAMAAAALCELLGGTPEQVMIAAEIAMEHHLGLTCDPIGGLVQIPCIERNSMGAIKAINAAELALETNPENVKVPLDKVIDTMWETAKDMNTKYKETSEGGLAVRVNMADC; via the coding sequence ATGGAATGTATTTCGGTATTTGATATGCTTAAAATTGGTGTTGGTCCTTCTAGCTCACATACTTTGGGTCCTTGGCGTGCAGCAGAACGTTGGATGTTTGAGCTTAAAGAGGCTAATGTTTTTGATCAAATTCAAAGAGTTAAAGTTGACCTTTATGGATCCTTATCTTTAACTGGAAAAGGACACGCTACGGACTTAGCTGTAATGCTAGGATTAAGTGGTGCAGATCCAGAAATTATCCCAACAGATACTATAGATATTATTATTGCTTCAGTAAATAATACTGAAAAATTAGTATTAAATAATGAACGTATTATTCCGTTTCAACCTAAACAGGATATTACTTTTAACAGAGAGTTTTTACCATTTCATGCTAACGGAATTAGGTTTACCGCTTTCGCTAAAAACGAATTGCATACTTCCACATTCTACTCTATTGGTGGTGGTTTTGTAGTTAAGGAAGAACGTACAGTAGATGCAGAAAATAAAGCCTTGAAAAAGGAATTTCCATTTCCTGTAGATAGAGCTTCAGAGTTATTAACGTTTTGCCATTCTGAAAACAAATCTATATCAGAGATTGTTTTAGAAAACGAGCGTGCTTTAAGAACTGATGAAGAGATAGACTTCCAACTTAACAGAATATGGCAAACCATGTTAGACTGCATGTTTACAGGTTGTCATACCGAAGGAAACTTACCTGGAGGATTAAATGTACGTCGTCGTGCGTTTGATATGCATAAAGGTTTAAATGTTGAAATACCTTATATTACACCTCGAGACTGGTTAGAAAGCATTAGACAGAGTGAAGTCAAATTTAGACAAATCCTAAAATGGGTGAGTTGTTTTGCTTTGAGTGTTAATGAAGTGAATGCCTCACTTGGTCGTGTGGTTACCGCTCCAACCAATGGTAGTGCTGGTGTAATCCCGTCGGTTTTAATGTATTATATGGTCATTGAAAATCATGATGCAGATTTTAAACATATCAAACAATTTTTATTAGTTGCTTCAGAGATTGGTAGTCTATTTAAAAAAGGAGCAACCATTAGTGCTGCAATGGGTGGTTGTCAAGCTGAAATTGGAGTCTCTTCTGCTATGGCTGCAGCAGCGCTATGTGAATTATTAGGAGGTACACCAGAACAAGTGATGATTGCTGCAGAGATTGCTATGGAGCATCACTTAGGTTTAACCTGTGACCCAATTGGTGGATTAGTACAAATACCCTGTATAGAACGCAATTCTATGGGTGCCATAAAAGCGATTAATGCTGCCGAATTAGCTTTAGAAACCAATCCTGAAAATGTTAAAGTTCCTTTAGATAAAGTCATTGATACCATGTGGGAAACCGCAAAAGACATGAATACTAAGTACAAAGAAACTTCAGAAGGTGGATTGGCTGTTCGTGTTAATATGGCGGATTGCTAA
- a CDS encoding nitronate monooxygenase, whose amino-acid sequence MTTKLTQLLNIKYPIIQAPMFLVSNVAMVTEAMKAGIAGCIPALNYRTLDELRTAIKELKANKVEGGSFGFNLIVNKSNIKYKSQLEVLCEEGCDFIITSLGSPEETIRQAHQAGIKVFCDVTDLRFAEKVQQLGADAAIAVNNEAGGHRGNLSPQELTNLLSQKLTIPVISAGGVGCKADIDKMLSYGAEGVSVGSPFIASVEAGVTDEYKQACVDYGEKDIVMTERISGTPCTVINTPYVQKIGTKQTWIERVLNKNRKLKKWVKMIRFSIGMKATENAAKKATYKTVWVAGPSIEHTKAILPVKDIVSNLTN is encoded by the coding sequence ATGACGACCAAACTTACACAACTTCTTAATATTAAATATCCAATTATTCAAGCACCAATGTTTTTGGTATCTAATGTAGCAATGGTAACAGAAGCTATGAAAGCTGGGATTGCTGGATGCATTCCTGCACTTAATTATAGAACTTTAGATGAGTTAAGAACAGCTATAAAAGAACTAAAAGCTAATAAAGTAGAAGGTGGTTCGTTTGGATTTAATTTAATAGTTAATAAATCTAATATCAAATATAAAAGTCAATTAGAAGTATTATGTGAAGAAGGTTGCGATTTTATTATTACGTCTTTAGGAAGTCCAGAAGAAACCATTAGACAAGCTCATCAAGCAGGTATCAAAGTGTTTTGTGACGTTACCGATTTACGTTTTGCTGAAAAAGTACAACAGTTAGGTGCAGATGCTGCAATAGCAGTAAATAATGAAGCAGGTGGACATAGAGGTAATTTATCACCTCAAGAATTGACTAATTTGCTAAGTCAAAAATTGACCATTCCAGTAATTTCTGCTGGAGGCGTAGGTTGTAAAGCAGATATAGATAAAATGTTAAGTTATGGTGCAGAAGGTGTTTCTGTTGGTAGTCCTTTTATAGCTTCGGTTGAAGCAGGAGTTACAGACGAATATAAACAAGCTTGTGTTGATTATGGCGAAAAGGATATAGTTATGACAGAACGTATTTCTGGTACACCATGTACAGTTATAAACACACCATATGTTCAAAAAATAGGGACTAAACAAACTTGGATAGAACGTGTATTAAACAAAAATAGAAAACTTAAAAAGTGGGTTAAAATGATTCGTTTTTCTATTGGTATGAAGGCGACCGAAAATGCAGCGAAAAAAGCTACCTATAAAACCGTTTGGGTTGCAGGACCAAGCATAGAACATACCAAAGCGATATTACCAGTTAAAGATATTGTATCCAACTTAACAAACTAA
- a CDS encoding YtxH domain-containing protein, which yields MIQRLVLGVVIGAVAGVLFAPEKGSVTRDKLKKEGKDIKDQLSNDFNEVKEDLSKATTSGKEKLKEEIKDLASKTSYKTEQAITFLEKQLAILKEKNKTLQKTS from the coding sequence ATGATTCAAAGATTAGTATTAGGAGTTGTTATTGGTGCTGTAGCTGGCGTATTATTTGCTCCAGAAAAAGGAAGTGTTACTAGAGATAAACTTAAAAAAGAGGGTAAAGACATTAAAGATCAATTATCTAATGACTTTAACGAAGTGAAGGAAGACTTATCAAAAGCAACAACCTCTGGTAAAGAAAAATTAAAAGAAGAAATTAAAGATTTAGCGTCCAAAACTAGTTACAAAACAGAACAAGCTATTACGTTTTTAGAAAAGCAGCTTGCTATTTTAAAAGAAAAGAATAAAACATTACAGAAAACAAGTTAA
- the panB gene encoding 3-methyl-2-oxobutanoate hydroxymethyltransferase, translated as MSVAKKEYKRVTVKSLVDMKKNGEKISMLTAYDYTMAKIVDGAGTDVILVGDSASNVMAGHETTLPITLDQMIYHASSVVRAIDRALVVVDIPFGSYQSDPKEALRSAIRIMKESGGHAVKMEGGSEIKESIKRILNAGIPVMGHLGLTPQSIYKFGTYTVRAKEEEEAEQLKSDALMLERIGCFAIVLEKIPAKLAQEVAKSVSIPVIGIGAGSGVDGQVLVTHDMVGMTHEFNPRFLRRYMNLYEDMTKAFTQYGKDVKSGDFPNDSEQY; from the coding sequence ATGTCTGTAGCAAAAAAAGAATATAAAAGAGTCACAGTAAAATCGTTAGTCGATATGAAAAAGAATGGAGAAAAAATCTCTATGCTTACAGCATACGATTACACTATGGCTAAGATAGTTGATGGAGCTGGTACAGACGTGATTTTAGTTGGTGATTCTGCAAGTAATGTGATGGCTGGACATGAAACAACTTTACCTATTACTCTAGATCAAATGATTTACCATGCATCTTCTGTTGTACGTGCAATAGATAGAGCTCTAGTTGTGGTTGACATCCCTTTTGGAAGTTATCAAAGTGACCCAAAAGAAGCTTTACGAAGTGCTATTAGAATCATGAAAGAATCTGGTGGACATGCTGTGAAAATGGAAGGTGGAAGTGAAATAAAAGAATCTATTAAACGTATTTTAAATGCAGGAATCCCAGTTATGGGACATTTAGGCTTAACACCTCAATCTATTTATAAATTTGGAACCTACACAGTAAGAGCCAAAGAAGAAGAGGAGGCTGAGCAATTAAAATCGGATGCACTAATGCTTGAACGTATTGGTTGTTTTGCAATAGTTTTAGAGAAAATTCCAGCAAAATTAGCCCAAGAGGTTGCAAAAAGTGTTTCTATTCCCGTTATTGGGATTGGAGCTGGTTCTGGTGTTGATGGTCAAGTATTGGTGACGCACGATATGGTTGGTATGACACACGAATTTAATCCAAGATTTTTACGTCGTTATATGAATTTATACGAAGACATGACAAAAGCCTTCACCCAATATGGCAAAGATGTTAAAAGTGGTGATTTTCCTAATGATTCTGAGCAATATTAA
- a CDS encoding bacteriorhodopsin-like, which produces MKTFLSLVDVTSKLDPTDYVGFTFFVGCMAMMAASAFFFLSLNQFDKKWRTSVLVSGLITFIAAVHYFYMRDYWAVNMESPTFFRYVDWILTVPLMCVEFYLILKVAGAKKSLMWKMIFFSVIMLVTGYFGEAVYNTGSGPAVWGAISGAAYFYIVYEIWLGSAKKLAVEAGGDVLQAHKILCWFVLVGWAIYPLGYMMGTEGWYNSILPQGGIDVVYNIADAINKIGFGLVIYALAVKKNEVHN; this is translated from the coding sequence ATGAAAACTTTTTTATCTTTAGTAGACGTCACGTCTAAACTAGATCCTACCGATTATGTAGGATTTACATTCTTTGTAGGTTGTATGGCCATGATGGCAGCATCAGCCTTTTTCTTTTTATCATTAAATCAATTTGATAAAAAATGGAGAACATCGGTATTAGTCTCTGGACTAATTACTTTTATTGCAGCAGTACATTATTTTTACATGAGAGATTATTGGGCAGTAAACATGGAATCACCTACTTTCTTTAGATATGTAGACTGGATTTTAACAGTTCCATTAATGTGTGTTGAGTTTTACTTAATACTCAAAGTAGCTGGTGCTAAAAAATCTTTAATGTGGAAAATGATATTTTTCTCAGTAATTATGCTAGTAACAGGATACTTTGGTGAAGCAGTATACAACACAGGAAGTGGACCAGCAGTCTGGGGTGCAATTTCTGGAGCAGCTTACTTTTACATTGTATATGAAATATGGCTTGGTAGCGCTAAGAAATTAGCAGTAGAGGCAGGTGGTGATGTATTACAAGCACACAAAATATTATGCTGGTTTGTATTAGTAGGATGGGCAATATATCCTTTAGGTTACATGATGGGAACTGAAGGTTGGTATAATTCAATATTACCACAAGGAGGTATAGATGTTGTTTATAATATTGCAGATGCAATTAATAAAATTGGATTTGGTCTAGTTATATATGCATTAGCTGTGAAAAAGAATGAAGTTCATAATTAG
- a CDS encoding Brp/Blh family beta-carotene 15,15'-dioxygenase, whose protein sequence is MEKIYNLSIVLSFIGLWITSIVPSQLEIIFGFILIFSFGILHGSNDILLIENFSKKKSNHPFIKVLFVYLLTITIAIVIFYFVPILALLLFIVFSAFHFGEQHWESKMTSEVRVMTTTFYLFYGFFVLFLLFIFNAQEVVEVITSITSYTIDQSLVSYGLITSTLIMIFFGSLLNSYIINFKSIIFKELFYLLVFAIVFKVSTLIWGFALYFILWHSIPSLFEQVNFIYGHFTKTSIIAYLKGAFPYWLVSIIGLVTVIYLLKDEKLLYAILFSFIAAITFPHALVINKMFKHKKTQSN, encoded by the coding sequence ATGGAGAAAATTTATAATTTATCAATTGTGTTGAGTTTTATTGGATTATGGATTACTTCTATAGTTCCAAGCCAACTTGAAATTATTTTTGGATTCATATTAATATTTTCATTTGGTATTTTACATGGATCAAATGACATTTTACTAATAGAAAATTTTTCAAAAAAGAAATCGAACCATCCATTTATTAAGGTGTTATTTGTTTATTTATTAACAATTACTATAGCTATTGTAATATTCTATTTTGTTCCAATACTTGCACTACTACTCTTTATAGTATTTAGCGCATTTCATTTTGGAGAACAACATTGGGAGAGCAAGATGACAAGTGAAGTAAGAGTAATGACAACAACTTTTTATTTGTTTTATGGTTTTTTTGTTTTATTTCTCTTATTCATTTTCAATGCACAGGAAGTTGTTGAAGTAATTACTTCTATTACTAGTTACACTATTGACCAAAGCCTGGTAAGTTATGGGTTAATAACGTCTACTTTAATAATGATTTTTTTTGGATCACTTTTAAATTCATATATAATAAACTTCAAATCCATCATTTTTAAAGAGTTATTCTACTTGTTAGTTTTCGCTATTGTCTTTAAAGTCTCAACTTTAATTTGGGGATTTGCGCTGTACTTTATTTTATGGCATAGTATTCCATCTTTGTTTGAACAAGTAAACTTTATCTATGGTCACTTCACAAAAACATCAATTATTGCTTATTTAAAAGGTGCGTTTCCTTATTGGTTAGTATCTATTATTGGATTAGTTACTGTTATATATCTTTTAAAAGATGAAAAGCTACTATACGCTATCTTATTTTCTTTTATTGCAGCTATCACCTTTCCGCATGCATTGGTAATAAACAAAATGTTTAAACACAAAAAAACACAATCAAATTAA
- a CDS encoding class I SAM-dependent rRNA methyltransferase, whose amino-acid sequence MSFSPKLKFKYQPKRLAVKLNAKGEQFVVKGHPWVFSDNITKINEEAQSGDLAIIFGKNKNKVVGLGLYDANSPIRIKMLHSANEKAEINAAFFHQKIKEAFVKRKSLLQTNTNSYRLLFGENDGFPGLIADVYASVLVVKIYSEIWLPYLETIIPSLQEISNSETVVIRLSRSLENSKLHHLKNGEVVYGTLENEVVTFVEHDVNFSANVIKGHKTGYFLDHRENRRQVGLLSKNKTVLDVFSYAGGFSVHALANEAKEVTSLDISQQALEIAKQNGLLNNYSGVHHTLAGDAFKILEQLVSKKQTFDIVVIDPPSFAKQQSDIELAKKKYAQLAQLGLQLTGKNGLLVLASCSSRVLSQAFYDINSQVLSNSNRKFKVELKTEHDVDHPISFPEGAYLKCGYYRFID is encoded by the coding sequence ATGTCTTTTTCACCTAAATTAAAATTTAAATACCAGCCAAAACGCTTAGCAGTAAAGCTTAATGCAAAAGGCGAGCAGTTTGTGGTAAAAGGTCATCCTTGGGTATTTTCTGATAATATTACGAAAATTAATGAGGAGGCTCAGTCTGGAGATTTAGCTATTATTTTTGGTAAAAACAAAAATAAAGTAGTTGGTTTAGGTTTGTATGATGCTAATTCACCAATTAGAATTAAAATGTTGCATAGCGCGAATGAAAAAGCAGAAATAAATGCAGCGTTTTTTCATCAAAAAATAAAAGAAGCATTTGTAAAACGTAAATCATTATTACAAACCAATACTAATAGTTACCGTTTGTTATTTGGCGAGAATGATGGGTTTCCTGGTTTAATTGCAGATGTGTATGCATCTGTTTTGGTAGTTAAAATATATTCTGAAATCTGGTTGCCTTATTTGGAAACTATCATCCCGAGTTTACAAGAAATATCAAACTCTGAAACTGTAGTGATTAGATTAAGTCGAAGTTTAGAAAACTCTAAATTACATCATCTTAAAAATGGAGAAGTTGTTTACGGTACTTTAGAAAATGAGGTCGTTACTTTTGTTGAGCACGATGTTAATTTTTCAGCCAATGTTATTAAAGGACATAAAACAGGTTATTTTCTAGATCACAGAGAAAATAGAAGGCAAGTAGGATTGCTGAGTAAAAACAAGACCGTTTTAGATGTGTTTTCTTATGCTGGTGGATTTTCCGTTCACGCCTTAGCTAATGAAGCTAAAGAAGTGACTAGTTTAGATATTAGTCAGCAAGCATTAGAGATTGCTAAGCAAAATGGACTTCTAAACAACTATTCTGGAGTGCATCATACTTTAGCAGGAGATGCTTTTAAAATTCTTGAACAGTTGGTGTCTAAAAAACAAACCTTTGATATTGTCGTTATAGATCCTCCAAGTTTTGCTAAGCAGCAATCAGACATTGAATTAGCAAAGAAAAAATATGCTCAATTAGCTCAATTAGGACTACAATTAACTGGTAAAAATGGACTTTTGGTATTAGCATCTTGTTCCTCTAGAGTGTTAAGTCAAGCCTTTTATGATATCAATAGTCAGGTGTTGTCAAACTCTAATAGAAAGTTTAAAGTTGAATTAAAAACGGAGCACGATGTAGATCATCCCATAAGCTTTCCAGAAGGTGCTTACTTAAAATGTGGTTACTATAGATTTATAGATTAA
- the dnaK gene encoding molecular chaperone DnaK translates to MSKIIGIDLGTTNSCVSVMEGNEPVVIPNAEGKRTTPSVIAFVEGGEIKVGDPAKRQAVTNPTKTVYSIKRFMGNKYSESKKEAERVPYKVVKGDNDTPRVDIDGRLYTPQELSAMVLQKMKKTAEDYLGQDVSEAVITVPAYFNDSQRQATKEAGEIAGLKVRRIINEPTAAALAYGLDKKGKDQKIVVFDFGGGTHDVSILELGDGVFEVLSTDGDTHLGGDDVDQKIIDWLADEFKNEEGLDLREDPMSLQRVKEAAEKAKIELSSSEQTEINLPYITATASGPKHLVRTLTRSKFEQLIDDLVKRTIEPCQTALKAAGLSKSDIDEVILVGGSTRIPAVQAAVEKFFGKAPSKGVNPDEVVSLGAGIQGGVLTGDVKDVLLLDVTPLSLGIETMGNVFTKLIEANTTIPTKKSQVFSTAADNQPSVEIHVLQGERAMAADNKTIGRFHLDGIPPAQRGVPQIEVTFDIDANGIIKVSATDKATGKSQDIRIEASSGLTEEEIQKMKADAEANAEADAKAAETAKKLNEADSMIFQTENQLKEFGDKLSEDKKKPIEDALEELKKAYETKDLAVIEPALEKINDAWKVASEEMYKAQQEAQGGPTNEGGPTDAGAGAKGQAADGSDVEDVDFEEVK, encoded by the coding sequence ATGAGTAAGATTATTGGAATCGATTTAGGAACAACTAACTCTTGCGTTTCTGTAATGGAAGGTAATGAGCCAGTTGTAATCCCAAACGCAGAAGGTAAACGTACAACACCTTCGGTTATCGCTTTTGTAGAAGGAGGCGAAATTAAAGTTGGTGATCCAGCAAAAAGACAAGCAGTAACTAACCCAACAAAAACGGTTTATTCTATTAAACGTTTTATGGGTAATAAGTATTCTGAATCTAAAAAAGAAGCAGAACGTGTACCATATAAAGTAGTTAAAGGAGATAATGATACGCCACGTGTGGACATTGATGGTCGTTTATATACACCACAAGAATTATCTGCAATGGTGCTTCAAAAAATGAAGAAAACCGCAGAAGACTATTTAGGTCAAGATGTTAGTGAAGCAGTAATTACAGTACCAGCTTATTTTAACGATAGTCAACGTCAAGCCACTAAAGAAGCAGGAGAAATTGCAGGTTTAAAAGTGCGTCGTATTATCAACGAGCCTACAGCAGCAGCTTTAGCTTATGGATTAGATAAAAAAGGTAAAGATCAAAAAATAGTAGTATTTGACTTTGGTGGAGGTACGCATGATGTATCTATCCTAGAATTAGGAGATGGTGTCTTTGAAGTATTATCTACAGATGGAGATACACACTTAGGTGGTGATGATGTCGATCAAAAAATTATAGATTGGTTAGCAGACGAGTTTAAAAACGAAGAAGGTTTGGATTTAAGAGAAGATCCGATGTCTTTACAACGTGTTAAAGAAGCTGCAGAAAAAGCAAAGATTGAATTATCTTCATCTGAGCAAACAGAAATCAATTTACCATATATTACTGCAACTGCAAGTGGACCAAAACACTTAGTGCGTACGTTAACGCGTTCTAAATTTGAGCAGTTAATAGACGACTTAGTAAAACGTACTATTGAGCCTTGTCAAACAGCATTAAAAGCTGCAGGTTTATCAAAATCTGATATTGATGAAGTGATATTAGTAGGTGGATCAACACGTATTCCAGCAGTACAAGCAGCAGTAGAAAAATTCTTCGGAAAAGCACCAAGTAAAGGTGTAAATCCTGATGAAGTTGTTTCTCTTGGAGCAGGAATCCAAGGTGGAGTTTTAACAGGAGACGTTAAAGATGTATTACTATTAGACGTAACACCTTTATCTCTTGGAATTGAAACTATGGGTAATGTATTTACTAAGTTAATTGAAGCAAATACAACTATTCCAACAAAAAAGTCACAAGTATTCTCTACAGCTGCAGATAACCAGCCTTCAGTAGAAATTCACGTATTACAAGGTGAACGTGCTATGGCTGCAGATAATAAAACAATTGGACGTTTTCATTTAGATGGAATTCCACCAGCACAAAGAGGTGTACCACAAATTGAGGTGACTTTTGATATTGATGCAAACGGAATTATTAAAGTATCTGCAACAGATAAAGCAACAGGAAAATCTCAAGATATTCGTATTGAAGCGTCTTCTGGTTTAACTGAAGAAGAAATTCAAAAAATGAAAGCTGATGCAGAAGCAAATGCAGAAGCAGATGCTAAAGCAGCAGAAACTGCTAAAAAATTAAATGAAGCGGATTCTATGATTTTCCAAACAGAAAATCAGTTAAAAGAATTTGGAGATAAATTATCAGAGGATAAGAAAAAACCAATCGAAGACGCTTTAGAAGAATTAAAGAAAGCTTATGAGACTAAAGACTTAGCAGTTATTGAGCCAGCGTTAGAAAAAATTAACGACGCTTGGAAAGTAGCTAGTGAAGAAATGTACAAAGCACAGCAAGAGGCACAAGGAGGACCAACTAACGAAGGTGGACCAACAGATGCAGGAGCAGGTGCTAAGGGACAAGCTGCTGATGGTAGCGATGTTGAAGACGTAGACTTCGAAGAAGTTAAGTAG
- a CDS encoding sigma-70 family RNA polymerase sigma factor: MAKLVPINQNVNELVRLAQSSNQKAQLALYDRYSGQMLSVCRQYIKDLQFAEDTMITAFTKAFLNINKYQPFGSFEGWLRQIMIRECISYLRVHKNKFGVVEIDDHYFVQKPFDSLSNDTDQIQNAIDSLPIGCKTVFNLFVIDGYKHQEIARLLKISIGTSKSQLSHAKRLLKNSLANLKSKNNGTE; this comes from the coding sequence ATGGCGAAACTAGTACCTATAAATCAAAATGTTAATGAGCTGGTTAGATTGGCACAATCTTCTAATCAAAAAGCACAGTTAGCACTTTATGATAGGTATTCAGGACAAATGCTTAGTGTTTGTAGACAATATATTAAGGATTTACAGTTTGCTGAAGACACTATGATTACTGCATTTACTAAAGCATTTTTAAATATTAACAAGTATCAACCTTTTGGAAGTTTTGAAGGTTGGTTAAGACAAATAATGATTAGAGAATGTATTTCTTATTTACGTGTACATAAAAATAAATTTGGAGTAGTAGAAATTGATGATCATTATTTTGTGCAAAAGCCTTTTGATAGTTTAAGTAATGATACAGATCAAATACAAAACGCAATAGATAGTTTGCCAATAGGCTGCAAAACTGTTTTTAACTTATTTGTCATAGATGGCTATAAGCACCAAGAAATTGCAAGATTATTAAAGATAAGTATAGGCACTTCAAAGTCACAATTATCGCATGCTAAAAGGCTATTAAAAAATAGCTTGGCTAATTTAAAGTCTAAAAATAATGGAACAGAATAA